A region from the Brassica napus cultivar Da-Ae chromosome C8, Da-Ae, whole genome shotgun sequence genome encodes:
- the LOC125591511 gene encoding F-box/kelch-repeat protein At4g38940-like, which translates to MGIAMSRVSKDEYVTLSLVSKLFRSIVASPQLYARRSSLGRTETCIYVPIRNGSTSNTRLYTLLRSSKCLVPIPSLPPLPSPDVGGLEEASYVVVGSRIFVMGGYYNRKFTSDVLVIDCGSNTVRHFCVMPKAVNDSVANVIDAKIYVVGGHYRDTENGSWSSNRMMVLDTETQTWECGEEN; encoded by the exons ATGGGGATTGCTATGT CTCGTGTCTCTAAAGACGAGTATGTCACTCTTTCCCTCGTTTCTAAGCTCTTCCGCTCCATTGTTGCTTCCCCTCAGCTTTACGCCAGACGGTCTTCATTAGGACGCACCGAAACTTGCATCTATGTACCCATCCGTAATGGTTCCACCTCGAACACCCGCTTGTATACTCTCCTCCGTAGCAGCAAGTGTTTGGTCCCTATCCCCTCGCTTCCTCCTCTGCCTTCCCCAGATGTGGGAGGACTGGAGGAGGCTAGCTACGTAGTAGTGGGTTCAAGGATATTTGTCATGGGTGGATATTACAATAGAAAATTCACATCCGATGTGTTAGTGATCGACTGTGGATCTAACACGGTGCGCCATTTTTGCGTCATGCCTAAGGCGGTCAATGATTCGGTCGCTAACGTCATCGATGCAAAGATATACGTAGTTGGAGGTCATTACCGGGATACCGAAAACGGTTCGTGGTCATCAAACAGGATGATGGTGTTAGACACGGAAACACAAACGTGGGAATGCGGTGAGGAGAACTAA